In Plasmodium vivax chromosome 14, whole genome shotgun sequence, the genomic window CTATAAAAAAGTTAGTACAGTTCCTCACCCATTTAAGTAGCTacacataataatatatttttattcactcGTGTTGAGACAACTACGACGTTTTCACCTTACCAGAAACATTTgtgtttttccttaaaattttatttatttttagacttgcattttatttgtgaaaattttattttttattccatcTAAAAGGGAGTAAGCTCTAAATTATAGATAGCGcacataaaaggaaaaaatatatcaaatgtGGTTTTTTGTTTCTCTACGTATGGAAGAAAATGgatcataaaatatatggataaagttttttataaattaatccAAATAAGTGTATCAGATATATGTGCTTAAAGTAAAAGCTGTTTTGTCATTATGTATAAAGTGCTATCACTCCGTATTATTTTGGGTTGCTATTTTTGTGGTTCATTTGGAAtatctctttttctttttttacatcgGCTTACACCTTTTTGTAAGTTTGCTAGGCTCTTCCGATCGGATTGCTAGTCTCCTTTATActcttcatctttttttatttttagaacTTTTCTgattatgttttaaaaaaaagaatgcacAATATTTTATGCTCCTAATTTCTGAACACCTTTTCGAATAGGCATCAATTTGGTCTATTTTctaaaaggaggaaaatgaaTCTTAATTGAATAATTTTGCTTAAGGCAAgggataaattatttattataattcttaaTAAAGTGCActttggggaaaaatggaattttttcttttttatagtCCACAAATTGTAAGCAAAATCTTGTTATTCAACAAATtcgaataaatatatttttggaaTGGTACAacaaaggttttttttttaaataatatataagataGCGCTTTTCTGCAGCCATTTTGCTtaagtataattatttgtgtAAACTGAAATATGAGAAAATGGTAAAATGGTgagagaaaagaaagagaaaaaagaacaagAAACTTACTACCATTTTAAGCGgttaaaatggtaaaaaaaaaaaaaaaatacccctcTCCACAATGTAGCCATCATTAAATTGGTTTGAAGTAAATACTGAAGGCAAATTGTCTAAGACTCTACAAAGAGTATCTATCCGTTTAAAGAAACGACTATGTGGTTAACATTACCTCCATAGTAATTCTATATCAAAATAGGCAATACTTTTCTTATggtaaaagcaaaaaggaagcgatTTAAAGCCTAAAATGTAATTCAAGATTTGTACATTTATAGAAATCTATTAAAGCTGATTCGTTAGTTATTAAATGGGTGCAATGtaaaagggggggtaaaaTTGCACTCGTATGTAACTGTTtcttttattacattttgaTAAGAACTTAAtcatatttcatttaacaaagataataattaaacataattaataatttcatcATATTCCTAAATAAAGCACCATGCAACAATAAcgatatatacatatacatatatacatatacatacatatatacatatacatatatacatatacatacatatatatatatacatatacatacacatatacatacatatatatatatatatatacatacatacattttAACAGAATGGTAGTTGTCTACATTcatgtaaatatttcattagAACTCTTCATAAATGAACTAAACTCATAAATCATTCTTACGAATTAATACaagtatacataaaaaaaaattaaaaatatatatattattatatattatatatatataaataaataaaagaagaataaaaatgaaatgaagaaaCAGAAAGAGCTTCAAAAAGTACAATTTctcaaaataattatacaaaattaaaaatgtaaatgaaaactttgaaatgtaaaaagacTCGAATGTAGGGGTGTGTAGATATAATACCATATGATTTGCTGTCGGTGTTACTGTTGCTGTTCCTGTTGCAGTTTGTTTGGCTTCTCTTGTTCTTGTTGCATTTAGTTTTGCTTCTCTTGTTCCTGTTGCAGTttgtttttgcttctctCGTTCGTGAGGCTGCTCCGGTGGCTGTTGCAGTAATGGTAGTCATCGCCTTGTTCTAGTAATGGTAAAATAAGGTTCAAGCGATTTATGATCAGTAGGCATCAAACATATACTATGAAGagacatataaataaatgttctTGTTACTCTTGGATTTTGCATAGAAATTTCGAAGGAGTGTTAAAATTATCTAATGTATCTTGAATTTCTGAGTGctgccatttttcttttagcACTGTGTTCCATTAATTTCTGCTCGTCATAAACTCcgtacattttatttatacgtTTGCACTTGTTATATTTGTACCATACGTACAACATGGTTGCAACGAGAATTATAGATGTTATAACAATACCAGGTAATATCTCAAACACAACGAACAAGGTCAAAAAGATAGCAATGGATATAACTGGGGAAATGATGGTTAATTTATCCTTAAGCATGCCTGCTAAtcctttatcttttttttgttctagGTGTTGTCCATCATAAGCACCAGTAGTACCTGTCATTATACCTAAGAGTTCTGTTTCATACATGGCATCTGATTTTTTCACGAATTTAATAAAACTTTCTAACATGGATTGTAGGGCACTTTtgtttaatctttttttttgcacaacgTGTTTAATTTCATGTTCTTCTATTGGTCCCtcattattaaaaagtggCATGTGACTATTCAGAGTAATGTCAAAGGTGTTAAAGTTGTAAGGGGTCTGGTGAGCTTCTATATCCTGTTGATAATGATGAGCTTGTCTATCAAAATCAAGGGCTAAATATTCAGATGCATGAGGGCGTGATCTACGGCTTGATCGACCACGAGAAGAGTGTCCCCTATCCATGTAGTGACCTCTTGATGAGTGACCTCTTCTTCCTGAATGTCTATCGTACTTTAATAAACCCAAAACACTTTTAAAGCCACCCTCTTTTCTGTGATAGCCATAATCATCATAATGTTTACCACCCCTTCTATCATATCCTCTATCATATCCTCTATCATATCCTCTATCATATCCTCTATCATAATCGTCATGATGCCTGTATGAATGACCATATCTCCTTGGATAATCTCCCTCACGCATTATTGCATTAAATTTCTTCTTTATATTGTCATCGTGCATCATAGAATTAAAGCCACCCTGTAAATTATCTTCAGAGGACAATGCGTGAAATCGattttcaaaatgagcaTCCTTTACTGCATTGTTCATTCTTCTTGACATACTATGAAGTTCATCATCATGATATCCACGTTCCATACTATATCTCATAGATGGCTCATCTCTTCTTGTGTATATTGTGCTTTGGCTCAGTAATCTGTTGTTGCGCTTATCACATGATGGATTACATAAGGCATTTGATgactaaaaaataacaaaaaaaaaaggtgttaaAAGGGTTTACTACTACGTATGTACTTATGTACTCATAGGTACGGGTAACATATGCGTGTATATGTATTGTAATTCACTTCTACATTTgaatataaattatcattttaaaaataaaaggtcacaaagttaaaaatgcaagtgtaaaattatatttatgttaattattatatccTACGTTATCGGCATATTGAGAAGTCCATACTAAGAGGGAATAAGTGAAAACTTTCATATAGGAAATCATATTCGAgctttctttcattttaaatattttggaaaattgcGAATTctttttgtaataataaagtaaaaatgtaacttatttgatatataaaataattaattcaataggattatatataaagtaaaattaaattttctattctatcataattttataaagcgtttttaaaagagctttagttatttttttttatactttaatTAAATCTAAAacttaaatgttttttttttttttttatttgttatgCTACAAGGAGTTAGGGGATGTAAAATGcacttaattttgtttaattttaaggacaaaattattaattatatctATTTCTATCTTTCacattacaaaatatatttataaaaatataaaattcaaCTTGTGTGATTAAGTATAATTTCtagcaaattttaatatatttaacaataaaaaataaaaaatagtaaaaaaaaacaaaattaatatttatttacactAATATTTACTGTAAATaaagtgaaaat contains:
- a CDS encoding Pv-fam-d protein (encoded by transcript PVX_101520A); translation: MKESSNMISYMKVFTYSLLVWTSQYADNSSNALCNPSCDKRNNRLLSQSTIYTRRDEPSMRYSMERGYHDDELHSMSRRMNNAVKDAHFENRFHALSSEDNLQGGFNSMMHDDNIKKKFNAIMREGDYPRRYGHSYRHHDDYDRGYDRGYDRGYDRGYDRRGGKHYDDYGYHRKEGGFKSVLGLLKYDRHSGRRGHSSRGHYMDRGHSSRGRSSRRSRPHASEYLALDFDRQAHHYQQDIEAHQTPYNFNTFDITLNSHMPLFNNEGPIEEHEIKHVVQKKRLNKSALQSMLESFIKFVKKSDAMYETELLGIMTGTTGAYDGQHLEQKKDKGLAGMLKDKLTIISPVISIAIFLTLFVVFEILPGIVITSIILVATMLYVWYKYNKCKRINKMYGVYDEQKLMEHSAKRKMAALRNSRYIR